Below is a window of Camelina sativa cultivar DH55 chromosome 11, Cs, whole genome shotgun sequence DNA.
AACACTGCTTGAATTAGAACCCAAGGCATCTCTGCGGAGTAACTGCAATGAAAACTAAGGATTAGTGCCAACCATACTGATCCCAAAAACGAGAGCATGTATCTAATGGGATTGAGACAgtagttgtaagttgtaagttTTAATTAGTCTCGGTTTTGGGCTGTAATAAATTCAAACGTGCCTTATGGTGTAGCGGCGTTGGTGGTGCCATGAAAGGCCTAAAGGAAGAACAGGCCATGACCACCAATACCATGGCTTCAACCAAACTGCTCCTGGAAACGTGATCACACTGTTCGGTCCACACGGTACGTTCCATCTGAGTTTAAGGTCTGATCAAGAGAATGACATGCATACACAGAAAGATTAGCAAAAACGTTTTAGATATTTGGAGTTACTGAAAAGGGAGAGTAGTAGCGACTTACAGTAGTAAGATGCGTCCATTTGATATCCCAAAGGAAGCCTAAAATGTCCGGTAAGAGCATTGGTGTGGTTATCTAGAGGAGGACGAAAAAGAGGCTGGTCGAGTAAATCGGAGAAGTAGCTGACAAGAAACCCTTGGTCAGCTCCATCAGGGTTATCTCTCTTTACTTCAAGCTCATGAATCATGTCTCTAAATACCTCCATTGACGGCTGCAACACGAAGAGGCCAGTGTGGAAGATGCAAGGGTTAATGAAGACAGCACAGAATTGGCCGCATTGGAAGAGCTCGTCCGTGTTCTTGAGGAAGAGATTGTCGACGTCAAGCATAACGACACGGCCATAATCAGAGAGAGACCAAGCATAGAGCTTGTTTAGACTAAGCTTGAATCTGTTGTCGACGTTAGTTTGTTTCTTGTATGGATTCTCAAGATTCTCTACTCTCACTACTTTAGCTCCGTCCTCTTCTTCCCTACATATCCCAGTAGTGTGAAATTATACTACTAATCAACAGTTTCTTGCATTATTGTAtaaatgcaacaacaacaaaaaaaagaaaacattatatatttttcaaaccaaaaagggaaaccaaaaaaaaaaaagttgtgaaaaGGTCTGAgactttttaatttctataataAGGCATTTGACAGCTATGCCATTTATTCCTTTTAACAATATTATCTTTTCTAAtctctttaaaataaaatgaacaaGCAATTagttacacatctaatctcttaaaTACTCACTTTCCCCACtcactaacaaaagaaaaacaccaaACTTCCACCTAAACCCATGTCTAGGTAATAAGGTTTGAATATAAGATAAGGGTGATATGAAATTGAATACAGAAATATTAACAACactgacaaaaataaataaaaaataaaccattttAAATGTAAGCTGAAATTTTCTAtcaacaatagaaaaaaaaagacaagaaatttaaaaaaaggTCGTGGAAACGAAACTGCGACGAAGACTGTATTTGTTCAGACATTTTCAACTTTTACTAAGattttaatagtatattttttttaactccaaAAGCATATTCTTATTATTCTGATGTCCCTGTTGCttctaatataaatataataaactataatctcaaattttgaaattttttaaatattgttttcatgCTGTTTCCTGCATTACTACTCTTCCATGTTCTccttctataatatatatatttttgtttaaataaagaACACATATTATGAAACTTGTTTAGTTTATATGAGAAGAAAccaagatatatttttatttttctgaccAACTAAAACGGTAGCCTTTTGgagatggaaaaaaaagaaggagaagatgaggAGACACACTTACAGAGCGTGAATCCAGTCGAGAGGGACGTCGAGGGAGGCGATGACGACGATATCAGCGTCCACGTGAAGACCCTTAAGCGATCTGATCAAGACACGTGCCGCAACGTAGAACTCGTAGTCTCTTGGTGTTCCCATGTACATCATCGTCGCGTAAGCGTTCTTGTGCTTCGGCCGCGGCCTCGTATTTAACCCTCGCTCTATCACCGCGGTCACCGCGTCTGCGTTTTCTGTTTCGAGCGGCTGAATAAGCTGGTTTTTATCGTTAAAAGCTGCCGTTTCGATGATCGAAAGTGACAGAATTATAAcacaacaagagaagaagaacagcATAGTTCTTTGCAAAGACATGCTTAATGTTGTCATCTCTACTCTACACAACATAAGaaactaactttataaaatgtaaaaatttacattatcATGCCATTGGTCTTACtacaaatgtttaatttttcattaaaggtaaaaatataattttaatattagacgtaaaaatataattttaatattagactaagaaaatattttaaataattattaattctataaaaaaatattttctctctataattaattatgaacGAAAATTaccaattaatttttaaaaatggtaaaccaatcagaattttaaaaagtaagattttatatttaagtatccaaataattattttaataaatttaattgaaagattttgttaaaattatatattataattctcttatcatctttcttttatttcatttacaaatggttttgaattatcatataatgcatatgataaataaatatgtagattttttctgcatatgttgtgatttgaattttaaaaatcgaagatatattactcactctatgaagaaaaaaaatgtgtattttaatatgggggaatttcaaaaatactcttttcgcaatacaatttttcaaaaataccctctctttcaaactttaccaaaaaaatccactaaatatttgcaaattttcaaaatttgtgtgtaagcttataaatatatacacaaattaactttatatgtgtgtatttttttatatatattatataaataccttttaaaaactgtttaaaaaccTNACTTTATAtgtgtgtattttttatatatattatataaataccttttaaaaactgtttaaaaaccttgtaaaaaccttttaaaatgttttaaaatttcataaatatttggatTGGGTCTAGAGGTAGTTTTTATCTAGAAGTACCTTGTGAACcgtataaaaatttataatttttgatattttaaaaattgtatatttgaaaatgatagatgaaaggggtatttttgaaaagagataCACCGAAAAgagtatttctcaaaaattctctTTAATATTCCACATCAGCGGGTTggtaaatataaatttatgtgcttgataaattaataaattttatttgctcacaattagaatttaataactaatacttttaaatatttcacaaaataatgatgcaaatataataaacaatagaaaatggtaatatacatcaaaataataatattctaaaataattagtacttaaaaaatatatatgtagatttaccaaacaattgtaatattaaaagtaaatactgtctcaaacaaaataactttttaaaacaaatataacaataatttttattaatatattctaatttttggaGACAATATTCATCCGTACTTCATAGCACGagatattttctaattattattatttggggatggtttacacacacacacacacatatatatatatatatatatatatatatatatatatatatatatatatatatatgtaaatcacTAAATGTAATGGAAGAATTATGAAAGAGACCTGTTTCTAGGAGACTTGGAGAAGACTTAAAAAAGGGTGTAGTTGTAAGTGGCCAATAGGAAACTactatttttcaatttcttttatttttccccaAGTTTATACATTTTAGGAAACTactatttttcaatttcttttatttttccccaAGTTTATACATTTTAGGAAATACATATTTTGGAGAGGTGTAACCAAAACTGAGGAGATTTTTGGGTTAGGTGCTTATATATATTCGAAACGAACTAGTGAAAACTGGTTGTTGAACACCCAAAATTCGATATTGAATGGGCGTGCGTTGAGAATACATACTCTTTCTGTAAAATAGTGTTCATTTTTCCTGTATCAtgcattatttttcttgttggcCAGAAGAACATTGCATCTTGTTTCTTAAAGTTCACTAGAGGACGCTAGTATCCATCCAAAGACAATAGGCATTTTTCCACAAGATATAACGTAAGAATTGGAACAGACCCACTAGCCCCGCGTTAACAAAATCTCCACATTGTTGACAAGGGACATAATTAAGAATACCACACAAATGTGACATTGTTAAACAGTGAACCCTagtggaaaattggaaatactAGTAAAGTTGTATGAACACTCCGAAGGTTCCGTTTGGTTCGGTTCAATATTTGGAAGTTTATATTCGGGTTAAGgttggatttttaaaaagtcattGTCGAATTGAACCGAATTGTTAttatcatttcatatatttgttttttttttttttttttttttNNNNNNNNNNNNNNNNNNNNNNNNNNNNNNNNNNNNNNNNNNNNNNNNNNNNNNNNNNNNNNNNNNNNNNNNNNNNNNNNNNNNNNNNNNNNNNNNNNNNNNNNNNNNNNNNNNNNNNNNNNNNNNNNNNNNNNNNNNNNNNNNNNNNNNNNNNNNNNNNNNNNNNNNNNNNNNNNNNNNNNNNNNNNNNNNNNNNNNNNNNNNNNNNNNNNNNNNNNNNNNNNNNNNNNNNNNNNNNNNNNNNNNNNNNNNNNNNNNNNNNNNNNNNNNNNNNNNNNNNNNNNNNNNNNNNNNNNNNNNNNNNNNNNNNNNNNNNNNNNNNNNNNNNNNNNNNNNNNNNNNNNNNNNNNNNNNNNNNNNNNNNNNNNNNNNNNNNNNNNNNNNNNNNNNNNNNNNNNNNNNNNNNNNNNNNNNNNNNNNNNNNNNNNNNNNNNNNNNNNNNNNNNNNNNNNNNNNNNNNNNNNNNNNNNNNNNNNNNNNNNNNNNNNNNNNNNNNNNNNNNNNNNNNNNNNNNNNNNNNNNNNNNNNNNNNNNNNNNNNNNNNNNNNNNNNNNNNNNNNNNNNNNNNNNNNNNNNNNNNNNNNNNNNNNNNNNNNNNNNNNNNNNNNNNNNNNNNNNNNNNNNNNNNNNNNNNNNNNNNNNNNNNNNNNNNNNNNNNNNNNNNNNNNNNNNNNNNNNNNNNNNNNNNNNNNNNNNNNNNNNNNNNNNNNNNNNNNNNNNNNNNNNNNNNNNNNNNNNNNNNNNNNNNNNNNNNNNNNNNNNNNNNNNNNNNNNNNNNNNNNNNNNNNNNNNNNNNNNNNNNNNNNNNNNNNNNNNNNNNNNNNNNNNNNNNNNNNNNNNNNNNNNNNNNNNNNNNNNNNNNNNNNNNNNNNNNNNNNNNNNNNNNNNNNNNNNNNNNNNNNNNNNNNNNNNNNNNNNNNNNNNNNNNNNNNNNNNNNNNNNNNNNNNNNNNNNNNNNNNNNNNNNNNNNNNNNNNNNNNNNNNNNNNNNNNNNNNNNNNNNNNNNNNNNNNNNNNNNNNNNNNNNNNNNNNNNNNNNNNNNNNNNNNNNNNNNNNNNNNNNNNNNNNNNNNNNNNNNNNNNNNNNNNNNNNNNNNNNNNNNNNNNNNNNNNNNNNNNNNNNNNNNNNNNNNNNNNNNNNNNNNNNNNtttttttttttttttctttttctcttccatATTTCGGTTTACTCGTACATAAACTTTTGATTAAATAGGCTACACCAAATAAACGGCAAAGCCCAAtgacaattacaaaaaaaatgcgAAGTCCAATGAGAGATGGCACAAACCTCAGATACTATAATAAAGCTACTACAAATTTAACAGAGCCCGCAAGCTCGACGGTGAAACAATATAAAAGACATCACGTTGACATGAAGGAGATGCTTGCCAAAAATAAGTATGATTATTTTCACAATGCTTAGGTGGTGAGCTATGCAGAAAACtcagttacttttttttttcttcttcttatttaggATGgagatatatagatatttatttatttttataacaaacatatctgaaaacatattttgacaGTATTATATTAATAGCTACTAAGTTTAGCGAGAATAATAGTGGAATTATATATTAGTGCACGTACAGTATATCGACTTACTTTCAGATAAAGGGTGGATGATACAAAATAATGGGAAGAATTACAAAgtggtgtatttttttttataacctaattcCAGCGTGATGTATACACATAACacatttaaacaaacaaaacatcttaTTCGTTATACAAACAATATGAGCTACAACATGGTGTacctataaataataataaataaagcaTGCACAAATGATGTGGTAATTAACCCATAATTATATAATTGGGGAAGGTTCTTAAGTTCCGACAAAACCAAAACCGGAGACGAAGAAGGCGGTGGCCTGAAGGAATAGATAGAAATGTAACCATGTGTGGCCATAAATCAGTCCATACAATGCACATCCTAAAATGTATACCCCCACCATCACTTCCTTTGAGTTAATTCTGCAACAAAATTACACAATTGTCTTTTTGTTAGtatgtatatatgcatgtgtatttgttgaaattaaaatatcacctactataacaaaaacgaaaaaagagaGGCATTATATTTGTCTATA
It encodes the following:
- the LOC104723446 gene encoding putative glucuronosyltransferase PGSIP7; protein product: MLCRVEMTTLSMSLQRTMLFFFSCCVIILSLSIIETAAFNDKNQLIQPLETENADAVTAVIERGLNTRPRPKHKNAYATMMYMGTPRDYEFYVAARVLIRSLKGLHVDADIVVIASLDVPLDWIHALEEEDGAKVVRVENLENPYKKQTNVDNRFKLSLNKLYAWSLSDYGRVVMLDVDNLFLKNTDELFQCGQFCAVFINPCIFHTGLFVLQPSMEVFRDMIHELEVKRDNPDGADQGFLVSYFSDLLDQPLFRPPLDNHTNALTGHFRLPLGYQMDASYYYLKLRWNVPCGPNSVITFPGAVWLKPWYWWSWPVLPLGLSWHHQRRYTISYSAEMPWVLIQAVFYLGTILVTRLVRPSLTKLYNQRSDKNLGMIHITFKFVALLLILSAYVIPFFIIPKTIHPLIGWSLYLTGSFALSTIPVNAFLLPMLPVLTPWLGILGTLLVMAFPSYPDGIVRALSVFGYAFCCAPFLWVSFVKITSHLQVLIGKEVMFTRLGESGISLGLSKLY